From the Candidatus Peregrinibacteria bacterium genome, one window contains:
- a CDS encoding U32 family peptidase C-terminal domain-containing protein: MEKLKFALAFGADAVYAGVPAYSLRARENDFTVGFLEEATKYCRERGKKIYFTANIFPHNVKIPHFLRAMKKMVELKPDAFIMADPGIIDLVREEFPEAVIHLSVQANNVNWASARFWKKNGISRIILSRELSLKEIKEIHEQNPDLEIECFVHGAICMAYSGRCLLSNYFSYRDANQGTCAHSCRWKYKLHEGKTAPNGEVEEYVPLAGQFFLEEEERPRQMLEIDEDQYGTYIMNARDLCLAEYLPELLDAGACSLKVEGRSKTIYYAGITARAYRMALDAVDAGKFDTETKEAVLAEVFTTNNRGYIPGFLVGNPKEKAQEYEERQGFATHEFAGVVRQRNGNVLTIECRNRFDLGEEFEFCFPNKSDDFSITPQEIRNEEGEILPHFSGGQGSFLMDISSGQAKKFEKHFGNGEIFCLVRKRKR, translated from the coding sequence ATGGAAAAACTCAAGTTTGCGCTTGCGTTTGGGGCAGATGCCGTTTATGCCGGAGTTCCTGCCTACTCGCTTCGTGCCCGAGAAAACGATTTCACCGTTGGCTTTCTCGAAGAAGCAACAAAATATTGTCGAGAACGTGGAAAGAAAATCTATTTTACGGCAAACATATTTCCACATAATGTCAAAATTCCCCACTTCCTCCGTGCAATGAAAAAAATGGTGGAGTTGAAGCCTGATGCATTTATCATGGCAGATCCTGGAATTATTGATCTTGTTCGAGAAGAGTTTCCCGAAGCGGTGATTCACCTTTCTGTACAAGCAAATAACGTCAACTGGGCGAGCGCAAGATTTTGGAAAAAGAACGGCATTTCACGTATCATCCTTTCGCGCGAACTCTCTCTTAAGGAAATCAAAGAAATTCATGAGCAGAATCCCGATCTCGAGATTGAATGCTTCGTCCATGGCGCCATTTGTATGGCATATTCTGGACGATGCCTGCTTTCGAACTACTTCAGCTATCGAGATGCCAATCAGGGGACGTGTGCACACTCATGTCGCTGGAAATACAAATTGCACGAAGGAAAGACAGCACCAAATGGAGAAGTAGAAGAATATGTTCCGCTTGCCGGACAATTCTTTTTAGAAGAAGAAGAACGCCCCAGACAAATGCTCGAAATTGATGAAGATCAGTATGGCACATACATTATGAACGCCCGAGATTTGTGCCTAGCAGAATATCTGCCAGAACTTTTAGATGCCGGAGCATGCAGTTTAAAAGTAGAAGGGCGAAGCAAAACTATTTACTACGCAGGTATTACGGCGCGTGCGTATCGCATGGCACTTGATGCCGTTGATGCTGGAAAATTTGATACCGAAACAAAAGAAGCCGTTTTAGCAGAAGTTTTCACAACCAACAACCGCGGATATATTCCTGGATTTCTCGTGGGAAACCCTAAGGAAAAAGCGCAAGAATACGAAGAACGACAGGGTTTTGCCACACATGAGTTTGCTGGTGTTGTTCGTCAGCGAAACGGAAATGTGTTGACGATTGAATGTAGAAATCGGTTTGATCTGGGAGAAGAATTTGAATTTTGCTTTCCGAATAAATCGGATGATTTCTCTATTACTCCTCAGGAAATTCGCAATGAAGAAGGAGAAATTCTTCCTCATTTTTCTGGAGGACAAGGAAGTTTTTTGATGGATATTTCTTCAGGGCAGGCAAAAAAATTTGAGAAACACTTTGGAAACGGGGAAATCTTTTGCTTAGTACGAAAACGAAAGCGGTAG
- a CDS encoding ion transporter: MSIGDFRIGCRRILHESGNRWAKIINSFLVLLIVFSVAAIPFHLIPQLSWTLSALKIFELVTVTIFSIEYVLRLWSAQNPIRYIFSWYGIVDVVAIVPFYTGLFFQTEIAWWSLLFLRVLRVLKLGQIYSTERDILLKDTVIKHGAFETLNNERIEYVIGKHPIFFLLSVVPSLLFLSLGLLILVGFRANPISIGISLLFFVFAFLFFLKSWLDFHYDVIYVTNHRIVIQNRQLFGSKIDDVVYESITNIRPDTTGILRFLLGMGDIHIETAASSGNQYFHNVLNPHEAVNNIARNRQRILEKDNMN; this comes from the coding sequence ATGAGCATTGGAGATTTTCGTATCGGCTGTCGCAGAATACTTCATGAGTCGGGAAATAGATGGGCGAAAATCATAAATTCGTTTCTTGTTCTTCTCATTGTTTTTTCTGTAGCGGCAATTCCGTTTCACCTTATTCCACAGCTTTCATGGACACTCTCTGCTCTTAAAATATTTGAACTTGTTACTGTCACTATCTTTTCCATTGAATACGTTCTTCGACTGTGGTCCGCGCAAAACCCAATTCGATATATTTTTTCTTGGTACGGTATTGTTGATGTTGTTGCCATCGTCCCATTTTATACAGGTCTTTTTTTTCAGACAGAAATCGCTTGGTGGTCACTCCTCTTTTTGCGTGTTCTTCGGGTGCTCAAACTCGGACAAATTTATTCTACTGAACGAGATATTCTCCTAAAAGACACCGTCATCAAGCATGGTGCTTTTGAAACACTGAATAATGAGCGAATAGAATACGTTATTGGAAAACATCCCATATTCTTTCTTCTCTCTGTTGTTCCCTCTCTTCTTTTTCTCTCCCTTGGGCTTCTCATACTCGTAGGTTTTCGAGCGAATCCTATTTCTATTGGCATCTCCCTTCTCTTTTTTGTATTTGCCTTTCTTTTTTTTCTCAAGTCGTGGCTTGATTTTCACTATGATGTTATTTATGTCACAAATCATCGTATTGTGATTCAAAATCGCCAACTTTTCGGGAGTAAAATTGATGATGTCGTCTACGAATCCATTACGAATATCCGACCAGATACAACAGGAATACTTCGGTTTCTTTTGGGAATGGGAGACATTCACATTGAAACAGCAGCTTCTAGCGGAAATCAATATTTTCACAATGTTTTAAATCCACACGAAGCTGTAAACAATATTGCGCGAAATCGTCAAAGAATTCTCGAAAAAGATAACATGAACTAG